A genomic window from Flavobacterium johnsoniae includes:
- a CDS encoding ATP-dependent Clp protease adaptor ClpS has protein sequence MSTKEKVREKVREKEAAVFNNEIIMYNDDVNTFDHVIDTLMRVCDHTAEQAEQCSLIVHYNGKCTVKTGPIEKLKPQCTQLLEAGLSAEIV, from the coding sequence ATGAGTACTAAAGAAAAAGTAAGAGAAAAAGTCCGTGAGAAAGAAGCGGCTGTTTTTAATAACGAAATCATTATGTATAACGACGACGTTAATACATTTGACCACGTTATTGATACTTTAATGCGTGTTTGCGACCACACAGCAGAACAAGCAGAACAATGTTCCTTAATTGTACATTACAACGGAAAATGCACTGTAAAAACAGGTCCGATCGAAAAACTTAAACCACAATGTACACAACTTTTGGAAGCTGGGCTTAGCGCCGAAATTGTTTAA